In a genomic window of Planctomycetaceae bacterium:
- a CDS encoding glycosyltransferase family 4 protein: MDSRQLTILQLLPALESGGVERGVIEVAGAVAQSGHRSLVVSAGGRLVDQLLDEGSEHFAMPVGVKSPVTLRCIPQLRRLLIEERVDVVDIHSRLPGWVTWMTLATMPSAVRPRFISTLHGLHSVNAYSSIMCRGDYVVAVSHAVNNYIRDHYSWVPESRVRVIPRGVDSEEFPRGYYPDAQWEMEFYREFPKLKGQMLVTLPGRVTRLKGHLDLLHSIHQLRKRGLSVHGLIVGDCPSGKTDYLTELKQTIHKLGIEDFVTWIGHRADVKNIYAISRAVVSLSQKPEAFGRTVAESLSIGTPVLGYAHGGVTEILNAQFPQGTIAPGDVNALTDRAEELLTSGHSPFIGSNPFDKRAMLQATLALYEQTARVNSSRAAA; the protein is encoded by the coding sequence ATGGACAGTCGACAACTCACAATCCTACAGCTTCTTCCTGCGCTGGAAAGCGGTGGCGTCGAACGAGGTGTGATTGAGGTTGCGGGGGCTGTTGCACAGTCAGGGCATCGTTCGCTGGTCGTTTCGGCTGGTGGGCGACTGGTCGATCAGCTGCTGGATGAGGGGTCTGAGCATTTTGCGATGCCAGTTGGCGTCAAATCTCCAGTAACGCTGAGGTGTATTCCGCAGTTGCGCAGATTGCTGATCGAGGAGCGTGTGGATGTGGTCGATATTCATTCGCGGCTTCCCGGTTGGGTTACGTGGATGACGCTCGCTACAATGCCATCCGCGGTAAGACCTCGATTCATTTCCACACTGCATGGATTGCATTCAGTCAATGCATACAGCAGCATCATGTGTCGCGGTGACTATGTCGTGGCTGTATCGCACGCGGTCAACAATTATATCCGTGATCACTATTCATGGGTGCCGGAATCTCGGGTGCGGGTGATTCCGCGAGGCGTTGATTCGGAGGAATTTCCGCGAGGTTACTATCCCGATGCTCAATGGGAAATGGAGTTCTATCGCGAATTTCCAAAGCTCAAGGGGCAGATGCTGGTGACGCTTCCCGGTCGTGTGACCCGACTGAAAGGGCATCTCGATCTGCTGCATTCCATCCATCAGTTACGGAAGCGCGGGTTGAGTGTTCATGGTCTGATCGTCGGAGACTGCCCTTCGGGCAAGACAGACTACCTGACGGAATTGAAACAGACGATTCACAAACTTGGGATTGAAGACTTCGTCACATGGATCGGCCATCGTGCTGATGTGAAAAACATCTACGCAATTTCGCGTGCGGTCGTGTCTTTGTCTCAGAAGCCCGAAGCCTTTGGTCGGACGGTTGCCGAATCACTTTCCATCGGGACGCCCGTGCTTGGATATGCACACGGAGGCGTTACTGAAATTCTCAATGCTCAGTTTCCTCAGGGAACCATTGCGCCGGGCGATGTTAACGCGCTGACAGATCGAGCAGAAGAGCTTCTGACGAGCGGACACTCGCCTTTTATCGGGTCGAATCCTTTCGACAAACGCGCGATGTTGCAGGCCACGCTTGCCCTTTATGAACAGACCGCTCGTGTGAATTCGTCAAGAGCCGCCGCATAA